The Arthrobacter oryzae DNA window TACCTGCCGGGGCGCAGCAGGTTTCATCCGTGACCGGCTCGAGTACGGGCAGCGAGTTCATGTACCTATTATGCCCCGACATTGATAATCATCAATGTATGGACGTCCCGCAAAACTACGTTAGCCGGCCGCCGCGGAACTGTGCGGGAGCACGACGTCGTCCGCGGCGCGGGCTGCGGCGGGGAACAGGACGAGGAGAAGGCCGAGGCCGATTGCCCCGCCGATCAGTTGCGCCACGACGAAGCCTGGCACGGAAGGAGGGGCGATGCCGGCGAACGTGTCACTGAAGACGCGGCCGACCGTTACGGCCGGGTTCGCGAACGACGTTGAGGAGGTGAACCAGTATGCGGCCCCGATGTAGGCGCCCACAGCCGGCGCGGCAAGGACGCCCCGCTTGGTGGCGGCGAGGGCGAAGATGAGAAGAATGAGCCCCGCAGTCGCGACAACCTCAGCGAGCAGATGGCCCGGGGTGGCGCGCTCTTTGGTGGAGATGGAGGTCCCCACCTCAAACATCGCGTTCGCGAGCACGCTGCCACTTATTGCCCCTGCGGTCTGGGCTGCCACATAGGTGGCGAGTTCCGGCAAGGTCAATCCGGAGCGGCTGCGCCGGCCCAGGATCCAGTCGGCGAGGGAGACCACGGGGTTGAAGTGCGCACCGCTCACCGGTCCGAGCATCAGGATCAGCACGGTCAGGCCCAGCACCGTAGCAGTGCTGTTCTGCAGCAGCTGCAGGCCAACATCGCCGGGGGAGAGCTGCTGGGCGGCGATGCCGGAGCCGACGACGATGGTCACGAGCAGGCAGGTGCCCAGCAGTTCGGCAGCGGCG harbors:
- a CDS encoding aquaporin; the protein is MTSNQPPLWRRAAAELLGTCLLVTIVVGSGIAAQQLSPGDVGLQLLQNSTATVLGLTVLILMLGPVSGAHFNPVVSLADWILGRRSRSGLTLPELATYVAAQTAGAISGSVLANAMFEVGTSISTKERATPGHLLAEVVATAGLILLIFALAATKRGVLAAPAVGAYIGAAYWFTSSTSFANPAVTVGRVFSDTFAGIAPPSVPGFVVAQLIGGAIGLGLLLVLFPAAARAADDVVLPHSSAAAG